Part of the Leptospiraceae bacterium genome is shown below.
GAGCAAAAAGGACATGGTCGAATTGAAAAAAGAGAATACTGGCTATTATCCGATATTGATTGGATTTCTAAGAAAGACGAATGGAAGGGATTGAAAAGTGTAGGAATGGTTCGTTCCGAGCGAGAATACCAAGGAAAAAAATCTATAGAGTCTCGATATTTTATTTCTAGTTTAACTAACCCTGAACTTTTTCAGAAATCTGTAAGAACTCATTGGCAAATTGAAAACTCTTGTCACTGGATTTTAGATGTCGTTTTTCGAGAAGATGATAGTCGAATTCGTGCTGGCTACGCTGCCGAAAATTTTTCCATCATCAGAAAAATTGCTCTAAATTTCTTGAAGAATGATACCACAATTAAGATTGGAGTAAAAGGAAAACGACGCGCCGCAGGATGGGATGATAAATATCGCAGTAAAATCATAGGTTTTTAAATGCGTTTGCCCTAGTAGAGATACCAATGTGTTTTCAGTTTCTTCTATTTCCTTTACTACTACTTCGTAAGTGGTTTTGTATTTTTCGGCAATTGTTTCTAATTGAGACGTTAGTGTATTGATAACAACCGATGGTAGTTCTTGCAGAGAAGTGACTAAGGGGTTAATCCATTTTTGCTCCAGTAAGTCTAATACTTGTTTGTCAGATAGTTTTTCAATGGTTTCTTTTGTGAGTAAATGCAGATTAGCCTCTTCGGTTCTAATTTGATTTTTTAGGTCTTTGTCTTCTGCAATCAGTGTTTCTACTTTTAGAATTTTAGCTTGATATGAATCGTCGGGAAAGACTTCATTCTTTTTATTATCTACTTTGATTTGTTTTGCTTCTTTAGTTACGCCCGATGCAGAGAAAGCATCTTTTGCTTCGTTGCTTACTTCTGTATCCTTTTCTTCTTCTGATAAAGATTCAAATAGTTCTTCTATTTCTGCATTGATTTCTAATAGTCTATCTTCTTTTGTTTTTAGGCTCTCTAATTCTTTTTTTAATAAATGATTTTGTGCTAGTTCAAAAGGAATGATTCTACCAATCCAACCTTCTTGGACTTCGTGGTCTTTTCCATTTTTCTTTTTGATAACTAAATTTGGATCTACTCGTTTAGTTGTAGCAAATCCTTCTGTTTGTATCATTTCTAAATCTTCTGAAATGATTTGCCAATCATCATACAAAAGTTGATAGGCTTCATATTTATCAATGAGAGGAATTGGTTTGAGTCGTTTAAAAATTTCATCACTTAAAATCGTTTCTTCTTGTTTGATGTTTATGGATTCCCTATTAGTGAGTAATTCTTTTTTTAGATAAGCAGGAAAACTTTTAAAGGCAGATTCAAACTTTTCAATAAAGGAAATGACATCTGGATTTTCTTGGATTGTCTTTTTTACATCTTTTACTTTTAAGGAAGGATACTGACTCTCTGCCTTTGAAAACAAAGCGGAGCGTAAATTGGGAAACGCCTCCCAATACTCATTTAACGCATCCAATTCATTTTTAGGAATCCCACCGAACATACTTGCATAAATATCCCATGTTTCCGAACTCTCAGAAGAATCCACATAGCGCGGAATATTTAGATTGTATTCATTTCCTTGGATTTCTTTTTTTGAAACTACACGAGAAAATTTGGGAACATCCTTTCTTTCGATGACTGTATCTACAATTTTTTTAATATCCGAAGCTCTAAGCACATTGTTTTTTCCGACTTTTATAAATCCCTTGGACGCATCTATAAAAAGAACATCTGAATTTTTTCTCTCTTGTCTCAATACCATGATAATAGTAGGAATACCAGTTCCAAAAAAGATATTGGCAGGAAGTCCAATAATCGTATCAATATGATTGTATTCAATTAATGCTTTGCGGATTTTTCCTTCTTCTCCTCCACGAAATAAAACACCATGTGGCAATACGATAGTCATTATACCATCTGGTTTTAAATGGTATAGATCATGCAAAAGAAAAGCATAGTCCGCTTTTGTTTTTGGAGCAAGACCAAATCTTGAATAACGAGGATCGGTTTCTTTATGTTCTGAATCCCATTGTTGTGAATAAGGGGGATTAGACACAACCGCGTCCACACGAAGCACTGTGTACGTATTGATTGGATCATTTTCATCAAAAAAAGGCCAGTCATTTTCCAAAGTGTCTGCATTTCGAGTATTGATATTGCTCGCTAAAATTCCCCGCATAATTAAATTCATACGGGTTAGGTTGTAAGTGTTCTGCTTTAGTTCTTGTGCATAATATTTTATATTATTTTCATTTCCTATGAACTTTGCAACACTTTGTCCAATATTAATGAGTAACGAACCAGAGCCGCTTGTTGGATCATATATCTCTATACTTTTTTTAAACTTCAAATAATTAGCGATAATTTCTGACATGAGAAGAGAAACTTCATGTGGTGTATAAAATTCTCCTGCTTTCTTTCCTGCATTTGCGGCAAACATTCCAATTAAGTATTCGTAGATAAAGGTTAATACATCATAATCTTGTTTTCCATCCATTGGAATATCTTTGATAAGTTGAATCAAGTCACTGACGGATTTTGTTTGGGAAGCCGTTGTGTCACCGAGTTTACTCAAACCCGTTTGCAGTGTATCAAAAATCCCCTGAAATAATTTTTTATAATTGGGATGAATCAATCGACTAAAAGCAGAGAGAGCATCTCTCACATTGGAAACATCAAAATCTTTGCCTTTCTCTATCCAAGTGGAATATAAGTCTTTGTAAGAAATAAAATATCCAATATTTTCGCTAAAATAGTTAACAGTCTCTTTGTCCCTCTCTGAGAGCGACTTTATATCTTTCTCAGTTAGTCCCTCTTTTCTAGCAAATTTTAACTCCTGTTCGGAAAGAAATTTATAAAATATAAAACCTAAAATATAATCTTTGTATTCATTTGCTTCAATTTTAGAACGCATCTGATTTGCAGATTCCCAAATCTTAGCTGCTAATTGTTGTTTATTCATCCTGCACTGTTTCTCGCTATCTTTTTCTATTATGAATTATCGTAATAGTCTTAGACTTTTCCAGTGTATTTTTCTGAGATTTTTGTTTGTTGTATGAAAGGGATTTGTTTTGTCGGGTTTCTAATGAAGTAACTTCAAGGCGAGATTGAGGAGAAGATTTATTTTCTTCTTTTTTCTAATTTCTCCGAGCTGCCAACTATTACAGAAATATCTTGAGAGTTCAATTATTTACCATAGGCAAAAAAAATTGGGGGCATAAAGGAAAGACGACGAGTATTTTTTCAAGTTCCCTCTTAAAAATAAAAAATCTTCTATCACAACAAAGTAGACTTGGAGTAAGATGCAAATCTTTTCTTGCCTCCCAGTGGATCATGCTTTGTTATGCGAAGGGCTTCAATGTATTATGGGCTAATTATTGCAAATAGATATTGAATAAATGCACCTACTCTGACGATTAAAATTTTAAGTTGGTTTTCGGTTAATTTTGACTCCAAAGAATGAGTTCCATTTTGAAAACAATTCAATAATTCAACGCATGCTTTAATATCTTTTTCAACAAAATCTTTTAGCTGAGGAGTATTTATTTCTCTTAAAATATAGCTCATTCTTGCACTTCTAGTTGGTTTGCCATTTACAAAATGATTTGGGTCTTTACTCCAGTCTTTCATTTTATCTTCAGGCGATAATGTATGTATTAAATGTGTAAGAAGCTCTCTGATAGAAACTGAGGCATGTCTTATACGGTCTGGATTGTTGCTAGTTAATGCTTCATGAGCACCATTCCATAAAATTATAAATTTCTTATTTATATTTTCTAAAATTTTTGGTACGGAATAACAAATTTCAACTAAATTTTCTTCTTCAAAGGATTCATGAATCGTAAGTTCTTCACTACCTTCTCTAATTTCTGAGATTGAAAAATATGATTGAGAAGCAATGGCATATTCTTTAGTTGCTCCTAATGAGTAATAATCTGGCAAAGTAAAAATATTATTTTTGGAATCAGCAAAGATTTCGGTTAATCCAATATAAGAATTGCTTAAATTTTGATATGTAGATAATAAATTACTTTTTAAAATACTATCAGATACTTTGGAAGCAAATCCATAATCAATTAAACCCCAGCTAATATTAATTGCTAATAAATTTTTGGCAAATTGTTGATTTACTTTATTATCAAAACCTTTAATTGAATTTAAAAATGATTCATTTAATGAAAATTGTTTTTGCCAAGACATAGAT
Proteins encoded:
- a CDS encoding type I restriction-modification system subunit M produces the protein MNKQQLAAKIWESANQMRSKIEANEYKDYILGFIFYKFLSEQELKFARKEGLTEKDIKSLSERDKETVNYFSENIGYFISYKDLYSTWIEKGKDFDVSNVRDALSAFSRLIHPNYKKLFQGIFDTLQTGLSKLGDTTASQTKSVSDLIQLIKDIPMDGKQDYDVLTFIYEYLIGMFAANAGKKAGEFYTPHEVSLLMSEIIANYLKFKKSIEIYDPTSGSGSLLINIGQSVAKFIGNENNIKYYAQELKQNTYNLTRMNLIMRGILASNINTRNADTLENDWPFFDENDPINTYTVLRVDAVVSNPPYSQQWDSEHKETDPRYSRFGLAPKTKADYAFLLHDLYHLKPDGIMTIVLPHGVLFRGGEEGKIRKALIEYNHIDTIIGLPANIFFGTGIPTIIMVLRQERKNSDVLFIDASKGFIKVGKNNVLRASDIKKIVDTVIERKDVPKFSRVVSKKEIQGNEYNLNIPRYVDSSESSETWDIYASMFGGIPKNELDALNEYWEAFPNLRSALFSKAESQYPSLKVKDVKKTIQENPDVISFIEKFESAFKSFPAYLKKELLTNRESINIKQEETILSDEIFKRLKPIPLIDKYEAYQLLYDDWQIISEDLEMIQTEGFATTKRVDPNLVIKKKNGKDHEVQEGWIGRIIPFELAQNHLLKKELESLKTKEDRLLEINAEIEELFESLSEEEKDTEVSNEAKDAFSASGVTKEAKQIKVDNKKNEVFPDDSYQAKILKVETLIAEDKDLKNQIRTEEANLHLLTKETIEKLSDKQVLDLLEQKWINPLVTSLQELPSVVINTLTSQLETIAEKYKTTYEVVVKEIEETENTLVSLLGQTHLKTYDFTAIFIIPSCGASFSFYSNLNCGIILQEI
- a CDS encoding ISAs1 family transposase; this encodes MSEKITEKIIEQKGDYAIALKENQPTVYKEVLNYFEQQLLSGFERVNVGYSMTEQKGHGRIEKREYWLLSDIDWISKKDEWKGLKSVGMVRSEREYQGKKSIESRYFISSLTNPELFQKSVRTHWQIENSCHWILDVVFREDDSRIRAGYAAENFSIIRKIALNFLKNDTTIKIGVKGKRRAAGWDDKYRSKIIGF